One genomic region from Cryomorphaceae bacterium encodes:
- the rplK gene encoding 50S ribosomal protein L11 → MAKEVSGIIKLQIRGGAANPSPPVGPALGAKGVNIMEFCKQFNARTQDKPGKVLPALITVYSDKSFDFIIKTPPAAVQLLEAAKQKKGSGEPNRVKVASVTWDQVRTIAEEKMPDLNCFTIESAMKMVAGTARSMGLTVKGKAPF, encoded by the coding sequence ATGGCTAAAGAAGTAAGCGGTATCATCAAGTTACAGATCCGCGGAGGAGCGGCCAACCCTTCGCCTCCTGTGGGCCCTGCATTGGGAGCCAAAGGGGTTAACATTATGGAGTTCTGCAAGCAATTTAATGCTCGTACGCAGGACAAACCGGGTAAGGTATTGCCTGCCCTGATTACGGTTTATTCCGATAAATCGTTTGACTTCATAATCAAGACCCCACCGGCGGCCGTGCAATTGCTCGAAGCAGCGAAGCAGAAAAAAGGTTCGGGAGAACCCAACCGCGTAAAAGTGGCAAGCGTAACCTGGGATCAGGTACGCACCATTGCGGAAGAAAAAATGCCCGACCTGAACTGTTTCACCATTGAATCTGCCATGAAAATGGTAGCAGGAACTGCCCGAAGCATGGGACTGACAGTGAAAGGAAAAGCACCGTTTTAA